A single genomic interval of Pelagerythrobacter marensis harbors:
- a CDS encoding DUF2726 domain-containing protein, giving the protein METVNFLLDRPVALLIVLAIGAIMGMAVERFVQKADREKRKAYWRGRNAGRFGKKGPNLKTIEAAEHRQAVGADMAADQLKLVSKASFTSRALLNRSEAKVFEALDKAVIARNPGWQVMAQVSLGEFLASPDKDAYFAVNSKRVDFALMDENCRVVHALEYQGSGHHTSDCTAARDAVKKEALRKAGIGYHEVVAGHTTPSELRALVERLVAGG; this is encoded by the coding sequence ATGGAAACGGTGAACTTCCTGCTCGACCGGCCTGTGGCCTTGCTTATCGTGCTGGCGATTGGCGCCATTATGGGCATGGCGGTGGAACGCTTCGTGCAGAAGGCGGATCGCGAAAAGCGCAAGGCCTACTGGCGCGGGCGGAATGCGGGGCGGTTCGGCAAGAAGGGTCCGAACCTCAAGACTATCGAGGCGGCAGAGCACAGGCAGGCCGTCGGTGCGGACATGGCCGCCGATCAGCTCAAGCTGGTGAGCAAGGCCAGCTTTACCTCGCGCGCGCTACTCAACCGGTCGGAGGCGAAAGTGTTCGAGGCGCTCGACAAGGCGGTGATCGCCCGCAATCCCGGCTGGCAGGTGATGGCGCAGGTGAGCCTCGGCGAGTTCCTCGCCAGCCCCGACAAGGACGCCTATTTCGCGGTCAATTCCAAGCGCGTCGATTTCGCGCTGATGGACGAGAACTGCCGTGTGGTCCACGCGCTCGAATACCAGGGCTCAGGCCATCACACGAGCGACTGCACCGCCGCGCGCGACGCGGTGAAGAAGGAAGCCCTACGCAAGGCCGGCATCGGCTATCACGAGGTGGTCGCGGGGCACACGACGCCGAGCGAGTTGCGGGCGTTGGTGGAGAGGTTGGTGGCGGGTGGCTAG
- the arr gene encoding NAD(+)--rifampin ADP-ribosyltransferase, with the protein MTYAANATGPFYHGTRADLAPGDLLAPGFTSNYADRKLSWIYFSGTLDAAIWGCELAKGEGRQRIYIVEPTGAFEDDPNLTDKRFPGNPTESYRSREPLKVVGEVAQWEPHPPERIREMKDFLARMEAEGGAEIID; encoded by the coding sequence ATGACCTACGCCGCCAACGCCACCGGCCCCTTCTACCACGGCACTCGCGCCGATCTCGCGCCGGGCGACCTGCTCGCGCCCGGATTCACCTCCAACTACGCCGACCGCAAGCTGTCGTGGATTTACTTCTCCGGCACGCTCGATGCGGCGATCTGGGGGTGCGAGCTGGCCAAGGGGGAGGGCCGCCAGCGCATCTATATCGTCGAGCCGACCGGTGCGTTCGAGGACGATCCGAATCTCACCGACAAGCGCTTCCCCGGCAATCCGACCGAGTCCTACCGCTCGCGCGAACCGCTCAAGGTCGTCGGCGAGGTCGCGCAGTGGGAGCCGCATCCGCCCGAGCGCATCAGGGAAATGAAGGACTTCCTCGCCCGCATGGAGGCCGAGGGCGGGGCCGAGATCATCGACTGA
- a CDS encoding HPF/RaiA family ribosome-associated protein, with translation MQVQFNSDSSVMGTENVAERIEAQVREKLARFADRLTRLEIHVRDENGSKGGTDDKACTIEARPRGGRAIGVTEHADKVDAAARKAASTLAQRLERHFGKEAKHSHDPRPEKAL, from the coding sequence ATGCAGGTCCAGTTCAATTCCGACAGCTCCGTCATGGGCACCGAAAACGTCGCCGAGCGGATCGAGGCGCAGGTTCGCGAGAAGCTGGCGCGCTTCGCCGACCGGCTGACCCGGCTCGAAATCCATGTTCGCGACGAGAACGGATCGAAAGGCGGGACGGACGACAAGGCCTGCACCATCGAGGCGCGCCCGCGCGGCGGCCGGGCGATCGGCGTCACCGAACATGCCGACAAAGTGGACGCCGCCGCGCGCAAGGCCGCCAGCACGCTCGCCCAGCGCCTGGAACGGCACTTCGGCAAGGAAGCGAAGCACAGCCACGACCCGCGCCCCGAGAAGGCGCTGTAG
- a CDS encoding GFA family protein — protein MADPVSLDPPLEGRCLCGAVTVRLHEAKPGVEVCHCDMCRRWTGGPFFSLHGLQPEAFELAGEDAVNRYDSSEWAERASCGRCGSNLWYRFKPAGTVSFMAGLFDLPADWPIDEQIFVDEMPPHAALAADTPKKTGAEVIAEARSAGFDFG, from the coding sequence ATGGCCGATCCTGTTTCCCTCGACCCGCCGCTCGAAGGCCGCTGCCTGTGCGGCGCGGTCACCGTTCGCCTGCACGAGGCGAAGCCGGGGGTGGAGGTGTGCCACTGCGACATGTGCCGGCGCTGGACCGGCGGCCCGTTCTTCTCGCTGCACGGATTGCAACCCGAAGCGTTCGAGCTGGCGGGCGAGGATGCGGTGAACCGCTACGATTCGTCCGAATGGGCCGAACGCGCGAGCTGCGGGCGCTGCGGCAGCAACCTGTGGTACCGCTTCAAGCCCGCCGGGACGGTCTCTTTCATGGCGGGCCTGTTCGACCTGCCGGCCGACTGGCCGATCGACGAGCAGATCTTCGTCGACGAAATGCCGCCCCACGCCGCGCTCGCCGCCGACACCCCGAAGAAGACCGGCGCCGAAGTGATCGCCGAAGCCAGGTCCGCGGGGTTCGACTTCGGCTGA
- a CDS encoding helix-turn-helix domain-containing protein — translation MTHESIPPDAAPRAAARAASRPGRRANADYRWTSPKAIAFLDALAAGESVAAAARLVGMSRQSAYRLRARAGGRFAQGWDLARRAGHARRAAERMRGGAR, via the coding sequence ATGACGCACGAATCGATTCCCCCCGACGCCGCGCCCCGCGCCGCCGCCCGCGCAGCCTCCCGTCCGGGCCGCCGGGCCAATGCCGACTATCGCTGGACTTCGCCCAAGGCGATCGCCTTCCTCGATGCGCTCGCCGCGGGGGAGAGCGTGGCCGCCGCCGCGCGCCTGGTGGGGATGAGCCGCCAGTCCGCCTATCGCCTGCGCGCGCGGGCCGGCGGGCGCTTCGCGCAAGGCTGGGACCTCGCGCGCCGGGCCGGCCATGCGCGGCGCGCGGCGGAGCGGATGCGCGGGGGCGCAAGGTGA
- a CDS encoding antibiotic biosynthesis monooxygenase family protein gives MFVAAYWWKVHPGKEAQFRAAWRRGTELIARKYGSLGSRLHWDADNARFVGVAEWPDRATWQAAYDAKMVYDEPETRRAFTDAIADTADDPLLLMEVTDDLLARPVGTGAV, from the coding sequence ATGTTCGTCGCCGCGTACTGGTGGAAAGTTCATCCGGGCAAGGAAGCGCAGTTTCGCGCGGCCTGGCGGCGGGGGACCGAGCTGATCGCGCGCAAGTACGGCTCGCTCGGCTCGCGCCTGCACTGGGATGCCGACAACGCGCGCTTCGTCGGGGTTGCCGAATGGCCCGACCGCGCGACCTGGCAGGCGGCCTACGACGCGAAGATGGTTTACGACGAGCCGGAGACCCGGCGCGCCTTCACCGATGCGATCGCCGATACCGCCGACGATCCGCTGCTGCTGATGGAGGTGACCGACGACCTGCTGGCAAGGCCGGTGGGAACGGGCGCCGTCTGA
- a CDS encoding DUF6491 family protein — translation MTSPSHLPAAALGALGLALAAACTPAADGPAGAGAAPAGARECFDARSVTGYRSAPDSDDGADRIYVDVGARDTYLFEMFGRCPELNFSWRIGLRDRGIGRICRGIDVDLVVPDPAYGTRVCPVRMIRKLGPDEEGARRRRSED, via the coding sequence ATGACCAGTCCATCCCATCTTCCCGCCGCAGCGCTGGGCGCGCTCGGCCTGGCGCTCGCCGCCGCCTGCACCCCGGCGGCGGACGGGCCCGCGGGCGCCGGCGCAGCGCCGGCCGGCGCGCGCGAGTGTTTCGACGCGCGCTCGGTCACCGGCTATCGCTCCGCGCCCGACAGCGACGACGGGGCGGACCGGATCTATGTCGATGTCGGCGCGCGCGATACTTATCTGTTCGAGATGTTCGGCCGGTGCCCGGAACTGAACTTCTCGTGGCGGATCGGCCTGCGCGACCGCGGGATCGGGCGGATTTGCCGGGGGATCGACGTGGACCTGGTCGTGCCCGACCCGGCCTACGGCACCCGGGTCTGCCCGGTGCGCATGATCCGCAAGCTCGGCCCCGACGAAGAAGGTGCGCGGCGCCGGCGC